A stretch of the Eretmochelys imbricata isolate rEreImb1 chromosome 15, rEreImb1.hap1, whole genome shotgun sequence genome encodes the following:
- the TPST2 gene encoding protein-tyrosine sulfotransferase 2 codes for MRITMRRVLLGLGFAIALMVTVHVGQQMLECQELLGKGYGKRKHGLMRPENEELVVVDSSRVEYRYSKEMPLIFIGGVPRSGTTLMRAMLDAHPEIRCGEETRIIPRVLAMRQAWSKSGREKMRLDEAGVTDQVLDAAMQAFILEVIAKHGEPARYLCNKDPFTLKSSVYLSRLFPNSKFLLMVRDGRASVHSMITRKVTIAGFDLNSYRDCLAKWNKAIEVMYSQCVEIGRSRCLPVYYEQLVLHPEHSMRVIMQFLDISWSDAVLHHEELIGKPGGVSLSKIERSTDQVIKPVNLEALSKWIGHIPGDVLQDMAQIAPMLSRLGYDPYANPPNYGNPDPLVINNTHRVMKGDFKTPANLKGRLQVTQNTSASH; via the exons ATGCGGATCACCATGCGGCGGGTGTTGCTGGGGCTTGGCTTTGCTATTGCCCTGATGGTGACTGTGCACGTTGGCCAGCAGATGTTGGAGTGCCAGGAGCTACTGGGCAAGGGCTATGGCAAGCGGAAGCATGGGCTGATGAGACCAGAAAATGAAGAACTGGTCGTGGTGGACTCCAGTCGCGTCGAGTACCGGTACAGCAAGGAGATGCCTCTGATATTTATCGGTGGGGTCCCGCGGAGCGGCACGACTCTCATGAGAGCCATGCTGGATGCGCATCCAGAAATCCGCTGTGGAGAAGAGACTCGCATTATTCCCCGGGTGCTGGCAATGCGCCAGGCCTGGTCCAAATCTGGGCGTGAAAAGATGCGCTTGGATGAAGCAGGAGTGACGGACCAAGTCCTGGACGCTGCCATGCAGGCATTTATCCTGGAAGTCATAGCCAAGCATGGTGAGCCAGCCAGATATCTATGTAACAAGGACCCCTTCACGTTAAAATCCTCTGTCTACCTTTCCAGACTCTTTCCCAATTCCAAATTTCTGCTGATGGTTCGAGATGGCCGGGCTTCTGTCCATTCCATGATCACAAGGAAGGTAACGATTGCAGGCTTTGACTTGAACAGCTACCGAGACTGCCTTGCAAAGTGGAACAAAGCGATCGAGGTGATGTATTCCCAGTGCGTAGAGATTGGGCGGTCCAGGTGCCTGCCAGTCTACTATGAGCAGCTAGTGCTGCACCCCGAGCACTCCATGCGTGTCATCATGCagttcctagacatttcctggaGCGACGCAGTGCTGCACCATGAAGAGTTAATAGGGAAACCAGGCGGAGTCTCTCTTTCCAA GATAGAAAGATCAACAGACCAGGTTATTAAGCCTGTAAACTTGGAAGCTTTGTCCAAATGGATCGGGCACATTCCAGGGGACGTATTGCAAGACATGGCCCAGATAGCACCAATGCTCTCTAGGCTTGGCTATGACCCATATGCAAATCCACCCAACTATGGGAACCCAGACCCCTTGGTAATCAACAACACCCACAGG GTTATGAAGGGGGATTTTAAAACACCAGCCAATCTGAAAGGGCGTCTTCAG